In Pseudomonadota bacterium, the sequence TCGTAAGATTTTGGAGCTTTTTTCAAAATCTTGCATTCTTTTTTGAGCATTATAAAATAATTGAAGTCCATGGGTGTGGGGGTTCATTAAATCTACAATATTAATCTTTTTCTGTAATATCTGAAAAAAAGACGCGCCGCTTCCTACTCTTCTCTCGAGAGACTCCAAATAATTATAAAAGACATTATATGTATGGATAGAAGCAATATAAAGTCTTTCTTTTTCGTGTATATCTGTCGTGACATCTCTCATGAGAGTTAAGAGATTAACACGCGTGTTACATATTCCTTCTGCAAGTTCTAGAATGCACTGGACATCAATTCCTTCAATGCTCTCCATCCTGCGGTCACCAAGGTGATATCTTTTAATTGCAGCATTTTTGCTCTCTTGAAACTCTTTTTCTTGCCGTGTTATCGGAACATTTCTTTCATCGACGAGAGATCCAAGTGTTAAGTCTCCGTCTGTTAAAAAAGGAGCTTCAAATAAAACAAATTCAGTCCCATTTTTAAAAGACATCTTTAAAGGGGCTTCTAACTTAGCCAAGCACCCTTTAATAAAGGTTACAAATGAGCCAAGTGTCATTTCTTTATTCAAAAGTCTTGCTTTGGATGTGGTAGCGGCTTTTACAAGTGTTGGAAACCTTTTCTCTAAAAGGTCAGAATATCCATTTTCAAAAGTATCATATTGATAGGTATTTAGAGCCCTTTGTGGAAGAGCTGAAGCATCTGGCTCCTTTTCTTCCATTGAAAAGCTGTTCTGAGCGCCCAAACACAAAAGAAGCGCTATACCTGAGGCTTTTAAGTAAAATTTTTTCATAATACATCTCATTTTCTAAAATTTAAATATTGCGTGGAAAACCTTTTCTTCAAACTGAAAAATACGACCCTTAAAAAATTAAAATGGAGCGTTAAGCATGCTCCTTCTCTTAATTTTTATTCTCCATTACACGGCGAACTTCATCATTCACAACGCGTTTAAAAGCCTGAATACGTCTTCGGGCTTCAAGAATTTGAGACCGCAAATACTGGGGAACAGTGTGGCGCCATTTTGCAAATGTAAACGAGCCCCCTTGAAGTTCAAATTCTTCAAAATTAAAGTTAATAACAAGGGGCGTACCATCGGGAAGTTCAATCATTTCAAATGTTGGAAGAGCCGCTTTAACATGAGAGCCTCTTTGGCTTATTTTACATCCAAAACTTTCATAATAAGCCCGCAATTCATCCCGTGTAAAATTCCAAGAATTTGTTTCCATTTCATGTTCAAGACGTCTTTGAAGGGTGGTCAAACCTTCTTGAATATCAAGATCAAAGGGAATGTAACCTTCTTTTTCTTGCTCAATAGAAAAATCTTCATCCGCTGCGGCAGCAGCTGCTGCTCTTTGATAAACCACAGGTTCTTTTTGTTGACGTTGCTGAGCTTCAATCCGTTTCTTTTCTTGTTCCTTTCTTTCTAAACTCAGCCGATGTCTTTTTTCTCTCTCTTCTTTCGTCTCTTTGGGGCTCTCTGTATCAAATACTGAACCTGAGAACCCCGAAAGCTGAGCAGAAGTGGCAAGAGTGCTCAAGATTTCTGGTGTCTTTTCAGAAGACTCTGGTGTTTTTTCAGAAGTGACCTGAGAGCGATAACTTAAAGAATTAGCTGCCTGAGCAGTGCGCACAGCTTCCTTAATAATGGCCATTCTTTTTTCTTCTCTTTGTTTTTTCCTTTCCAAACGCTCTTTTCTCAATTGCTCCGTTCCTTCAATTGCAGACTCCCATATCTTTAAAAAGTCTTCAGGAAATCCTTGCAAGGCTCTTAGAACAGATCGTTTTATATCCATCTCTTTGGAAAAACCACCCAAGTCAACACCTTCATAAGCTTCCTTCAAGGCATCTATATGATTTATTCCTTGTTCAAATTGACCGGAGGCAGTAAAAAAACCAACCAACAAATTTGTCATGTCCATAAGTTCATCTGTTCGTCCCAAAAGATCTTTTTTGTATTGTCGATAAAATGCCTTCACGTCTGGGAGAGATAAAAAGGAGTTTCCTCTCCTATCGAGAATCTTATTTTCGAGAGCAATAATTTGTCTTTGAACATTGCTCATTTCTTGAGATGACAATCGAGCAGTTTCGTGCATAGATTTCCTTAAAAAGGCCATGAATTCTCGATGATCAGAAAAAATGACATCTTGAGATTTGTTTTCTTCAAATTTTTTTAAAGCATCAAGTAAACGTTTGGCTTCTTGTGTTCGAGCAGAGCCCCTCTGTACGACAGAAGCTTTTTTAACTTTTAATTCATGAAGCTGCGCTCTGTTTTTAGCATAAAGCGCTTGTTCTCCAGCTTCTTTAAGCTGATCATTATATTTTTCAGCTTTTCCATAAGAACATGCTGCTTTTACAGGATCAACTGCCAAATAATTCCCATACTCAACAATGGCTAAAGTATAAAGTCCATCTAACAGTGTTCTTCTTGACCCAATAATAACTGGATTTTCAGGAAAGATCTTTAGAAGTTCCTGCGTTACCGTCAAATGAAGTGACAGATACTCACCTTGTATGCCGACCGTTTCAATATACTTTTCGTTTTCATTATGGAGTAAATACACCTCCTTTAAACTTTCAAAAAGAGGTGTAAGCGCGCAATAAGCATCAAAATGTGTTCTTAAAAAGAGGATATGATTTTGAGGAAGTCTTACTTTACCTCTAAAGTTATTAAGATAAACAAGAAATCTTTTATAGACATCCACACACTCCGTTAAACATGCTTCTGTTTGTTCCGATCCACTTCGTAGACTTTCGCGTGTTTTTAATAAAGAAACTCTTGTATTACACACCTTTTCCGAAATACGAATTAAATCTGCAACTGAAATGCCTTTTAGAGGCGAAGGGGGTGTAAGTATAGGAGCACCGGATGCAACAAAAGCAGCTGCCGTCTTTTCTTTTTCTTTTTTTATAAGATTTCTTTCACGCGTGTGGGGACGTTTATCCTTAACTTCCAATGGAGCAGAAAGGCCTATCCCCTCTTCCGTGCCTTGCGACATTATTACTAAAAATGTCGCCGTATCCTCTATAAAAAGAGTAAAAGGCAATCCGACATTCTTTAAAAACTCCTCACAAAGGTTCAGAATTCTATCTTTTGGAAGTTGACCTCTAAGCTTATTAATGTTTAAAAGTTGTGGAAGCTTTTTATCCATAAGGTCAAAATAAGCCTCTGCACTATACGTTGGAAATTTATAATGATGATGTAATTCTAATTCTTTAGGAAGAGCCACATGGGTTTGACCATTCCCTCTGACGATGGTATATAGAACATATCCAACATCCGCAGAATCTCCCTCTCTTGAAGGACTCACAGTGCGCAGTGAAGCTGTTTTATCTTGAGATTCTCCCTCTTCATTTTCCATTGAAAAAATAGGCTGAGTCGTCAAACACAAAAGAAGAGCCAAGGTTGAAACACTTGAAAAAAATTGACGCATAGAAATGACCCTTTAAAATATAAGATTTAAGATGATTAGATTCTCGCTCTAATTCTCCTTAAAACATAAGTATAACTTCCTTAAAAAACAAGTCCTTGTCTAAATTTTTATTTCCAAATTTTTAATTTGTTTATTTTCAACATGTTGAACATCAAATCCTGCAATGATCTGTTCAAACATCTGATGCCAATTGAGCTGAGCTGAGAGTCTCATAAAAAGAGATCCAAGTCCAACAGCAGCTCTATCCATAAAAACAAATTCACGGGGCGGTGCAACCCCCCCAGCCTCTCGAAGAGCTTTATGGACAATACCTGCAATTTCTTTTCCTGCTTGAGGCGAACTTGCCTCTTGAAGAGACATGACCCGGTCTTGAAGAAGCGGACCATATAAAAAACGTGCCCAAAGCGTTAATGCCTCAATAACAGGCTTTTGGAGATTTTTAAATCCCCACCTTTCATATGCAAAAATCATCAATTCTTCATCATTTATTAAAAGAGCACGATAAAGATCAAGAACGCCTTGAATAAAATTTGGATGAAAACGACGCACACACCCAAAATCAAAAAGGATGATGGTTCCATCATCTTGACCTCGGTAATTTCCTGGATGGGGGTCGCCATGGAGGAATCCATCGTGATAAAAAGGAACATACCAAGCTTCAAATAAATTTTTTGCCAATTTATTTTTAAGATTTTGAGAGGCATCTTTAAATTCTAAAAGGGGCTTCCCCTCTTCCCAAGATAAGGCTAAAAGCCTTGTGGTGCTAAGTTCGGGAATAACATCTGGGATTCGAACATCTTTAAAATCCTTTAAGCTTTTCCGAAAAATATGCATATGAAAAGCTTCTTTTTTATAATTAAGCTCCTCTAAAAGGTGTTCTTTAATTTCTTCATAAATTTCTCCTGTTTCAAGACCTTTGGAAAATCGGCTATAAAGAGAAAAAATAACTTTAAATTGGGCAAGATCAGCCTCAATAACCCCTTTCATGTTTGGATATTGAAGCTTTAAAGCAAGCGGCCGTCCTCTTTGATCACGCGCATAGTGAACTTGTCCCAAAGATGCTGCAAATCGCGCCTGTTTTTCAAAATACTGAAAATGAGTCTCCCATAAAGGTCCAAGTTCACTTGTCATTCTTCTTTTGACAAAGGGCCATCCCATGGAAGGCGCTTCAGATTGAAGTTGCCTGAGCTTTTCGGCGTATTCTTCTGGAAGGATTTCAGGAACGGTTCCAAGAATTTGAGCGATTTTCATAAGCGGGCCCTTGAGGTTTCCAAGAATCGCCGTTATTTGTTCCGCATGATGCTGAGAATCAATGTTGACGCCCATTGTTTTTAAAAGAAACGTTGGAAAAAGAGAGGCGCCACTTAAAGAAATATGTCCATAGCGTTTAAAGCGCTGCACCAAAGAAGAATTCTCATTCTCCATTTACAAGATCCTCAAGAGCTTTGATGAGCTCTTCAATATAAGAAAGCCCTAAACTCCAAAAATCAGGATCCTTTGGATTGAGATTAAAGGGTTTTAAAAGCTCATCATAGGGCTTACTTCCGCCTGCTTTTAACAGATCAAGATATTTCTCAGAAAATCCTTCCGTATTTTTCTCATAAAGCCGATAAAGAGAATTCACCAAACAATCCCCAACAGCATAGGCATAAACATAAAAAGGACTATGAATGAAATGAGAAATATAGGTCCAATAAATATGATAGCTTTCATCAAGGTTAAAAGCAGGCCCCAAGGCTTCTTTCTGGGTTGTCATCCAAATTTGTCCAAAATCAGAAAGACTCAGTTCTTTCTCTTGACGCACTGCATGAACGCGCTTTTCAAAGGTATAAAATGCAATTTGTCTCACAACCGTATTCAACATATCTTCAATTTTTTGAGACAGAAGATATTTCTTTTGAAGAGGATCTTTAAGACGTTTTAACATCTTTTGAAACGTCAGCATCTCGCCAAAGACACTTGCTGTTTCAGCAACCGTTAACGGCGTATCACTTAAAAAATATCCTTTTGAATGTGCAAGAATTTGATGAATGCCATGCCCAAGCTCGTGGGCTAGCGTCATAACATCCCGTCCTTTCCCATAAAAATTCATCAAAATATAAGGATGAACTTTTGGAACCGTAGGATGAGAATAAGCACCACTGTCTTTTCCAGGATAAAGGGCTGCGTCAATCCAACCGTTCTCAAAAAAAGAATTTCCAATCTCAGCCATTTGAGGAGAAAAATCCTGATAAGCTTCCAAAACAAGATCTTTCGCTTCCTTCCAGCTGTACTCATTTTCTTCTGCACCATAAAAAAGAGGGGCATTGCGATCCCAATACTCAAGCTTTTCGAGTCCAAGAACCTTGGCTTTAAGCGCATAATATCGATGGGAAAGTTTTGGATATGCTTTTATAACGGCTTTTGAGAGGGCTTCAACACTTTCTTCTTCAATTTGATTGTTCAAATGCCTGCTCATTTGAGGATTTGGATAGCGCCGCCATTTATCTTCAATCCCTTTTTCTTTCATAAGCGTATTATATATAAGCGCGAAAAGGGACCCTTTTTCTTCCAAGGCTTGACTTAAAGACTTTGCAATGAGTTTACGTGTTTGTGAATTTGGTGACGAAAATAAATTGAGCGCATCCGATAAATTCAATGCCTTCCCTTCAAAAGCAATCTTAAGAGAGCCCAACGTTTCATCAAAAAGGCGTACCCATGCTTGAGAAGCCGGAATTGAAAGCTCAAGAAAAACTTTCTCAAGCTCATCCGATAAGGCATGGTCTTTAAAAAGACGGATGGCTTGAATCCAAGGTAAATAAGGGAAGTTACAATTTCTAAACTTACCTTGAAGCGTCTCTTCATCCAATCGATTGATTTCGAGTGTAAAAAATAAAAGATCTGCTGAGAGTGTTGTCACACGCTCTTCAACACTCTGAAAAAAACCAATAACCGCTTCATCTTGCGTATGGGTTGAAAAAAGAAGGTAGGCAAAAGCCTGTATTTTTCCAAGCTTTTCTTGAATCTTTTCGAAAAGAGTAATCGCTTTTAAAAACTTTTCTTGTGAAAGAGAGGCAACCTTTCCTGAATACGTTGCTTTAAACGTTTGAATATCTGCGTCAATTTCCAAAAATTCTTTCTCAAGAACAGGATCATCCACCCCTTTATATAAATCAGAAAGATTCCAACGCGGTAAATCAACAGCCATTCTAAATAATCTCCATCTTTTAAATTTTTTTTCCTGTCTTTCTAAGGGAAAGTAATTATAAAAAAAATTACGTTCCCAAACTATGAAATATTCCCTCTTTAAAATCAATGTTTCCTTTTAAAAAATCTTATTAATAAAGTAAAAACCATACCTTTTCGAAAATACTGCTCTTTTTGATTTTCTCTTCCATATAAAACAGCTGAACAATAGACTTTTTTACTCATAAAGGAGGCTACTATAAAATAAATAAAAAAATAATAACAAGGAGAAAACAAATGAAAAAGTCTAATATTATTCTTATAACATTCGTCGGAAGTATCATCTTTCCTTTCTCCGCCTTCGTAATACAAAACACCTATGCAATACAAGAGATTCAGCAACGAGCTAGTGAAAAAGAAGAAGACCACAAAGAAGTTCAGGGCTATGAAGAAAACCTAATAGAAGCACTAGTGGGATGGGACACTAAGGATAAATAAATAACAACAAGGAGGCCTGGAGGTAAATCAAAGTTCTCCATTTGGTCTAAGACAACAAATTAAGGTTTTTAATTTTAAAAACGTTGTGTTATTGCCTGAAATCCTAATCCGTGCTGCTTTAACATCCGGTGTTATGAAGTCTTTTAGACAAATCTAATGGGATGAATTGCGTAGACTTAGCAACTTGATAAAAGCAGAATTTTCTTAATTTCTGACTTCTATTGTCCGAATTTCAAATAAAAAACCTGAGATAGGCTAAGAGAAGACGATGTCTCTTAACCTCTTTCAATCTGGGTAAAAAATTATACTAACGCGCTCTGGAAAAAAGTCTTGTATTTTCCATTATTTTCTTTAAAGGCCTTGAAATTTAACGTATATATATTTTATTAAAATTATCAAAATTTTGTAACTATTATGACTTAAAATATAGAAAATATTTAAAATGATATAGCGTGTTATTAGAAAATTGTCCTGTGTGTCTTTTACAAACCTAACCATATGTTTTTTAGCAACCGGTTTTTTTATAAATGGAAAAACTGATGGAATGGAGTCCTGTGGACAGCATGAAGATTTTGAAAAGCCTTTTTTAAGGCAGCCTTCAAAAAAAAGCCTTCTTCCCCAAGAAGCTCATATTTTTCAAGCTTTAAAGGCAGCTTTGCCAAGCTCTTTTTCTTTCGATAATTTTGATATAAAAAGATACGCTTCTCAATTTGAACCTTTCATGACATCGGCGGGAGTTTCATTTTATCATATGGGGTTTTATCAGGTAAACTCAATAGATGATAAATGGGTATTTGCAAATGGCTTCTTTCCACCATTAGACTCTTTTTTTCATCCTAAACCCACACCAACAGGTTTTTCTTTTTTTATTCCTCCCCTCTCGAGCTAAGGTTACAACTTTATCGAGAATCCTCTTCATAATGTCTCTTTTTCTGAATTGGCACCAAAACCATCTACGCCGTCATTTCCGCTATCATTTCCCTCCCAAAACCATTCAAAGCCCTCTTCCTTATCAAACACAACTCCTGTCCCCCTTCTTTATGGAAATCCTTTGAACCCACGCGAAAATCATATATATCAAGCATTATTGAAAGGAGGGCTCATCACTAATCGAGGCGTTGGAACGATGTCTCCAAGCCGATGTTCTCAATTGTTCTCGGACAGTCACGCACTTGGGATTTTTTCTTATTGTTTTATAGGTGACCCAACCATTCATATCATTTATAACCCAAATGCTCATAATTGGCTTCTTATGGGAACAACACTTGAAATAGTACCAAGACACATAAAAACCACAGGGCCTTTAGGGCCTGAAATCCGCATCGCAATGGTAGAATCCCCACCATCAACAATCTATGTAAAAAATGTCAAAGACCTTGACGGAAATGAACATCTTAAATTTATACGCGATTATTCCTTCCCACAACTTCAAGATCTTACTTTAAAAGAAAGGCACATTTTTTCTGCTCTTCAAAAGGTAGGGTTTGGATTAGATGGAAATTTTTATGGGATGTCTTTTCGGTGTCTTGCGGATTATTTTATTGATATCTACTCTAACGATACTTATCTTCTCTATAAAGATCCTTCTATTCATATTTTTGAAACATCACCTCAACAATGGAACGTTATGAAATATAAAGAGAATGGTCATTATGAACCTATTATAGACATTAAACCCGATCTTGAAGCAGGAGGACTTCTTTTCTTGTCTTAAAATGCTGAAAAGAATAAAAAAACTATAAGACACATTAGGCTCGAGGCTTTTCAGAACAAAATAATCCTCAAGTGGTTTCCCAATTTTCCCTCGTCATTTTGATAGAGCTATGGAAAATAACAAAGTATCTTTAGAAAAAAGTTATCCTTTGCCTAAAGGACTCTTTTTCTGTCCTGGTTGTTTTAAAGTATCTTAAAAATATTTTCAAAATTCTTTTTTTCGATATTTTTCCAATTGTGATTCTAAAAGGGATACGGTAGGTTAATCGTCATTCTTTTTGACGATCATCTTATGGAAAAAATTATGTCAACCACATCTTCTGTTACAAAAGACACTGTTTTAAAAATTGCCAAACTTGCACGCATTGAGATTTCTGAAAAAGAAGTCCCTCTTCTTGTTCAAGAATTGGACGGAATTCTTCACTGGATTGATCGCTTGAATCAAGTGGATACAACGACGACACCTCCCCTCTCAACGCCCCTTCAAGAACTCCATACCTCGCAACCTCTGCGTCCAGATCATGTCACAGATGGAAATATTGTCGAAAAAATTCTCTCGAATGCACCGGAAGTTGTTTTAAATATGTTTGTTGTTCCCAAAGTTGTTGAATAAGGAGAAAAAAACCATGTCAAACACCCTCTTGACCTATTCAGCATGCGACCTTCTGAATCTTTTGAAAAAACGAGATATATCGGCCCTTGAAGTTTGTGAAAGTTATATTTCTCAAATGGAAAAAATCAGGCCTCTGAATGCTTTTGTAACGGAAACTTCTGATGTTGCACGCCAAAATGCGCTTGAATCTGACAAACGCTATAAAAGTTCCTCTTCGCTGCCTCTCGATGGACTGCCCTTTGCCCATAAAGATCTTTTTGCCACGGAAGGCATTTTAACATCTGCTTCCTCAAAAATTCTTTCAAACTTCATCCCTCCCTATGAATCGACTGTTTCTCAAAAACTTAAAAAGAACGGGATTGTTTTAATGGGAAAGACAAACATGGATGAATTTGCCATGGGATCTTCAACGATAACCAGCCATTATGGCCCTTCTTTGAATCCTTGGGTGTCTCCAAGCTTTCCAAGTACGCCTCTTGTTCCAGGAGGATCTTCAGGAGGATCCACAGCCGCCGTTGCAGCCTTTGCAGCCATTGCTTCAACGGGAACAGATACGGGAGGATCGATTCGTCAACCTGCAAGTTACTGTGGCCTTGTTGGTATAAAGCCCAGCTATGGACGATGCTCACGGTATGGCATTGTGGCTTTTGCATCTTCCTTAGACCAAGCCGGCGTCCATACGCGATGTGTCAAAGATGCCGCTCTTTTTCTTCAATATATGGCAGGACATGATTCCAAGGACTCAACATCAGCGAAGGTTGATGTTCCAGCCTATATAGAAACTATCACAGGAGATATAAAAGGAAAACGTATTGGTATTCCTAAAGAATATCGTCCTCAAGGTCTTTCTGAGGATATTGCGCGACTTTGGGATAAAGGCATTGCACTTCTCAAAGAACGTGGCGCCATCATTGAAGAGATTTCTCTTCCGCATACAGATCTTGCGCTTCCAACTTATTATATCTTGGCCCCAGCAGAAGCGTCTTCTAATCTCGCACGGTATGACGGCGTGCGATTTGGTGTTCGGAATGAGCATCCTGGAGACACTTTAAATGATCTTTATGAACATACCCGGGGCTCAGGATTTGGAGCAGAAGTTAAAAGACGTATTTTCCTTGGAACATATGTTCTTTCCACAGGATTTTATGATGCTTATTTCTTAAAAGCTCAAAAAGTCCGCTTTTTAATTGCAGAAGACTTTAAAAAAGCATTTGAAAGTGGCATTGATTTTATCCTTACCCCCACAACCCCCAGTGGTGCATTTTCTGTGGAAAATCCACCCAAAGATCCAATTGAAATGTATTTGAACGATGTCTTTACCGTTCCCTCTTCTCTTGCAGGCCTACCCGCCATCTCAGTTCCTGCAGGCCTTTCAGAAAAAGGGCTGCCTCTTGGCTTGCAATTGATCGCGCCTGCCTTTCAGGAAAGCGCCCTCTTAAATGTGGCCTATGCCCTTGAAGACGCCCTTGAATTTAAAGGGTTGACGCCTGAAACTATTTTTCTTCCCAATTCTTAAAAGGATTCATCATGCCTCACGATCCCTCCTCTTCTCTCATCGAAGGTCGCACAGGACTTTGGGAAATTGTCATTGGCCTTGAAGTTCATGCCCAAGTCACCTCTCAGTCAAAACTTTTTTCTGGAGCATCAACAGCTTTTGCAGGAGAACCCAATACACAAGTCTCCCTCGTTGATGCAGCCTTTCCAGGCATGCTTCCCGTTTTAAACCAATATTGTGTTGAACAAGCTGTCAAAACAGGGCTTGGGATTAATGCAACCATAAATCTTATCTCTCAATTTGATCGCAAGAACTATTTTTATGCTGACCTTCCTTCAGGTTATCAAATTTCTCAGCTTTATCACCCCATTGTGGGAAAAGGCTATCTCGATATTGATCTTGAAGATGGTCGTCAAAAACGTATTCATATTACACGTCTTCATCTTGAGCAAGATGCTGGCAAAAGCTTCCATGATCAACATCCTAAAAAGTCATATATCGATTTAAATCGATGTGGGGTTGCATTGATGGAAATTGTTTCAGAACCTGATCTTCGAAGTGCGGAAGAAACAATTTGTTATCTTAAAAAATTACGCATGATTCTTCAATATTTGAAAACCTGTGACGGCAATATGGATGAAGGAAGCATGCGTGCTGACATTAATGTTTCTGTCAGAAAACCAGGTGCTGAATTTGGGACACGTGCTGAGATTAAAAATGTAAACTCTTTTCGATTTATTCAACAAGCCATTGACTATGAAGCCCACCGTCAGATCGAAATCCTTGAAGAAGGTGGATCTATTGCTCAAGAAACGCGCCTTTACGATCCCACAAAAGGAGAAACACGATCCATGCGTGGAAAAGAAGATGCACATGATTATCGTTATTTTCCAGATCCAGATCTTCTTCCTCTTGTTCTTGATAAGAATTGGATAGAATCTCTTCAAAAAACGCTTCCAGAACTTCCAGATGCGAAAAAAAAGCGCTTCATTGACACCTATGCTTTAACGTCTTATGAAGCAGACGTTCTTGTTGCAGAAGAAGCTCTGGCTCATTTTTATGAAGATGGGATTTCCTTTCTTAAAAACAAACAAACAGGATCTAAGCTTCTCGCCACCTGGATGATGGGTGATTTTTTTGCAGCTTTAAATCGAGAGAATAAGACGATTGCAGAGTCTCCTGTTACCTCTGCACATTTGGCTGAGCTTGTCAATCTTATCAATGACGATACGATTTCTGGAAAAATTGCAAAGGATGTCTTTATAACGCTTTGGGAAACTCAAAAATCTCCCTCTTCCATTGTGGAAGAAAAAGGCCTTCTCCAAATTACAGACTCTGCAGCTATTGAAGAAGTTATTAAACGTGTCTTAGCCGAAAATATGTCCATGGTTCAGGAGTATAAAAATGGAAAAGATAAACTCTTTGGTTTTTTTGTGGGACAAGTCATGAAACACATGCAAGGAAAAGCAAAGCCTGAAATGGTGAATGATCTTTTAAAACAGGCTTTAAGGTCCTAAAGGTCCTTATTTTAGTCTTTGAGATAATCCTCTCTCCCCTCAAAGACGAGAAGATGTCAAAGACACCAAAGGACGACAAAATTAAGATTGATGTTTTATATGAAGATCATAACATTGGGCTGCCACAGAAGAAGATAATTGTGCGATTTGCGATGCAAATTCCAGCCATCAACAAACATTTCAAAAATACCTCTGAGTCCGAAAAATTGGCAGAAAAATCAGTTATTTCCATTTTGGAAACACCTGCCGAAAACGAGAAGAACGACGCCAAAAAATGATATAATCTCGATGCAATTATTGGCGTTGGATATAAGATTAACTCAAAACACGCTCCTGATTTCAGAATTTAGGTCATAAAGTAAAAAAGATAATTTTCAAAAAAGTATTGACTTTTAAAAAATCTTGTTTAGACTTCATATCATCTGTAGGTATTTTTTAGGAAAAATGAAGTTCATAGAGAAATCTGAAAGCATTTTGCCTTGAAGATTTCATCAACGTTTAAGTAAACACTCATATTTTATTTTATATAAATAAAGTAATAAGGACTTTTTTTCTTTAAAAATAAAGATTTTTAAATTTAGGAGAAATTTTATGGCAAAGTATTTCTCGAAACTTATTCATTTTTTGGTTCTTATCGCTTATTGTCATCTCATTACGAACCCACTTTGGGGCATGCGTGAAGATCAAGCAGATTATACCATTCGGATGACACGACATGTCTCACGCCAAAAAACTTCTTTGGAAGGCAATCTTCATATTGATGTTACTTTAAAAGATCCAGGATATGCCTATGAAGGTGAAGATGCCTTTAGAGTCGTCATTCCTCTTTTTTATGGCTCTCACAAAGAGAAAACAACGACGCTTCAAGATGCATTTAGAAAAGTTATCGATCCAAAAACCTTAACTTCCGCAGAAAATGCTTTTATAGGAAGATTTCCAGCTCTTAAAGCTTTTTCTTACAATGGGTCAGGCTCTTTAAAAATAACAGGAC encodes:
- a CDS encoding phage tail tape measure protein — translated: MRQFFSSVSTLALLLCLTTQPIFSMENEEGESQDKTASLRTVSPSREGDSADVGYVLYTIVRGNGQTHVALPKELELHHHYKFPTYSAEAYFDLMDKKLPQLLNINKLRGQLPKDRILNLCEEFLKNVGLPFTLFIEDTATFLVIMSQGTEEGIGLSAPLEVKDKRPHTRERNLIKKEKEKTAAAFVASGAPILTPPSPLKGISVADLIRISEKVCNTRVSLLKTRESLRSGSEQTEACLTECVDVYKRFLVYLNNFRGKVRLPQNHILFLRTHFDAYCALTPLFESLKEVYLLHNENEKYIETVGIQGEYLSLHLTVTQELLKIFPENPVIIGSRRTLLDGLYTLAIVEYGNYLAVDPVKAACSYGKAEKYNDQLKEAGEQALYAKNRAQLHELKVKKASVVQRGSARTQEAKRLLDALKKFEENKSQDVIFSDHREFMAFLRKSMHETARLSSQEMSNVQRQIIALENKILDRRGNSFLSLPDVKAFYRQYKKDLLGRTDELMDMTNLLVGFFTASGQFEQGINHIDALKEAYEGVDLGGFSKEMDIKRSVLRALQGFPEDFLKIWESAIEGTEQLRKERLERKKQREEKRMAIIKEAVRTAQAANSLSYRSQVTSEKTPESSEKTPEILSTLATSAQLSGFSGSVFDTESPKETKEEREKRHRLSLERKEQEKKRIEAQQRQQKEPVVYQRAAAAAAADEDFSIEQEKEGYIPFDLDIQEGLTTLQRRLEHEMETNSWNFTRDELRAYYESFGCKISQRGSHVKAALPTFEMIELPDGTPLVINFNFEEFELQGGSFTFAKWRHTVPQYLRSQILEARRRIQAFKRVVNDEVRRVMENKN
- a CDS encoding AarF/ABC1/UbiB kinase family protein produces the protein MENENSSLVQRFKRYGHISLSGASLFPTFLLKTMGVNIDSQHHAEQITAILGNLKGPLMKIAQILGTVPEILPEEYAEKLRQLQSEAPSMGWPFVKRRMTSELGPLWETHFQYFEKQARFAASLGQVHYARDQRGRPLALKLQYPNMKGVIEADLAQFKVIFSLYSRFSKGLETGEIYEEIKEHLLEELNYKKEAFHMHIFRKSLKDFKDVRIPDVIPELSTTRLLALSWEEGKPLLEFKDASQNLKNKLAKNLFEAWYVPFYHDGFLHGDPHPGNYRGQDDGTIILFDFGCVRRFHPNFIQGVLDLYRALLINDEELMIFAYERWGFKNLQKPVIEALTLWARFLYGPLLQDRVMSLQEASSPQAGKEIAGIVHKALREAGGVAPPREFVFMDRAAVGLGSLFMRLSAQLNWHQMFEQIIAGFDVQHVENKQIKNLEIKI
- a CDS encoding M3 family oligoendopeptidase, with protein sequence MAVDLPRWNLSDLYKGVDDPVLEKEFLEIDADIQTFKATYSGKVASLSQEKFLKAITLFEKIQEKLGKIQAFAYLLFSTHTQDEAVIGFFQSVEERVTTLSADLLFFTLEINRLDEETLQGKFRNCNFPYLPWIQAIRLFKDHALSDELEKVFLELSIPASQAWVRLFDETLGSLKIAFEGKALNLSDALNLFSSPNSQTRKLIAKSLSQALEEKGSLFALIYNTLMKEKGIEDKWRRYPNPQMSRHLNNQIEEESVEALSKAVIKAYPKLSHRYYALKAKVLGLEKLEYWDRNAPLFYGAEENEYSWKEAKDLVLEAYQDFSPQMAEIGNSFFENGWIDAALYPGKDSGAYSHPTVPKVHPYILMNFYGKGRDVMTLAHELGHGIHQILAHSKGYFLSDTPLTVAETASVFGEMLTFQKMLKRLKDPLQKKYLLSQKIEDMLNTVVRQIAFYTFEKRVHAVRQEKELSLSDFGQIWMTTQKEALGPAFNLDESYHIYWTYISHFIHSPFYVYAYAVGDCLVNSLYRLYEKNTEGFSEKYLDLLKAGGSKPYDELLKPFNLNPKDPDFWSLGLSYIEELIKALEDLVNGE
- the gatC gene encoding Asp-tRNA(Asn)/Glu-tRNA(Gln) amidotransferase subunit GatC; this translates as MSTTSSVTKDTVLKIAKLARIEISEKEVPLLVQELDGILHWIDRLNQVDTTTTPPLSTPLQELHTSQPLRPDHVTDGNIVEKILSNAPEVVLNMFVVPKVVE